A window of Rhodothermales bacterium genomic DNA:
ATTGATGGCCTCCGATCGTTTGGCGTGTCAGTCAGCACCATTACTTTCAGAAGCAAGCCGCAACCGCGCGGAACCCACGCTCGACCGAACCGACAATCCCACAATCCCATGGTCATTGGTCCTGGCACCCGACTGGCAACACTGATCGGAGATCCGGTCGGGCATTCGTTGTCGCCGGCCATTCACAATGCCGCCTACCGCATTCAGGGCGTCGATGCGGTATACCTGTCAGTGCGCGTACCGATCGGACAGCTGCGCGACGCCGTCGTGGGTCTCAAGGCAATGGGCGTTATGGGCATCAACGTGACCATACCTCACAAACGGTCGGTTGTAGAGCTTTTGGACGAAGTGCGCGCGGACGCGCAAGCCATCGGAGCCGTAAACACCATCGTGCTGAAGGATGATGGAAACGGATCCACACGTTTGATAGGCGAAAACACGGACGTCAGCGGATTCATAGCACCACTGGCGCCTCTGCGCGAATCGATCCGCGACAAAAGTGCGGTGATACTCGGAGCGGGAGGAGCTGCGCGCGCCGTATTATACGCGTGCCATACGTCGCTTCGTCCTTCGAAAGTCACTGTGGTGGCCCGTAAGCCGGCACGTGCGCAGCAGATGATCGATGCGCTTGCACAGTATTCGCCGGAGAAAACGGTCAGCGTACTTCCGTTCGACGATGCCCGGGACGCTGTAGCAGAAGCGAAACTGGTCGTCAACACGACCCCCGTTGGTACGTATCCCGGTGTCCACGCTACCCCGTGGATGCATGTCGACTCCTTTCGGCCGGGGCAGATTGCATACGATGTCGTGTACAATCCGGTCGAGACGCGTTTCCTGCGAGACGCACAGAGTCGCGGCGCCGCCGTTCTCAACGGAATGGAGATGCTGCTGGCTCAGGCATCCGCGGCGCACACACTGTGGACGGGTCTTCGGATGCCGATCGACGAGGTTCGCGAAACAGTTCTGGGGCAGCGTCGAGATCAACCAGCATGATGTTGTCAGGGGCCCGGCCATCTTCCCGCGGCACTCCCGAAATCCGCCGTCCCGCCGTATTCGGATCAAAGGTCGTGGCAGGATTCTCAACACGGCACGGCGGCCTGAGTACGGGCGCGTTCGAGTCGCTGAACGTCGGCTTGAACACGAGAGATATCGAGTCGATTGTCCTGGAAAACAGAGAACGCCTGTTTCAGACGATCGGAAGAAAGTGGTCCGATGTGGCAATAGCCGGACAGGTGCATGGGACAGCGGTGTCACACGCGGACGTCCCGGGCCTTTACGCTGAGACGGATGCCCTCGTAACGAATACACCAGATCGAGTGTTAGCGATCACCGCCGCCGACTGCGCAGTAGTACTGATGGCAGACGAGGAGGCAGGTGTCGTCGGCGCGTGCCATGCAGGTTGGCGCGGCGCCGCAGGAAGAATCTGCTCGGAGACGATCCGCAGCATGGTCAAGCTGGGGGCGAGAGCGGAAGACATCTGTGCGTATGTCAGCCCGTGCATATCTGTTGATCGGTTTGAAGTCGGTGAAGAGGTCGCCCGACTCTTCAACGATCGGCATGTGGTCCGGAGTGAGGCGTGGACTCGACCACACGTTGATTTGAAAAGCTGCATCGCCGACGAGCTCTTCTCCTGCGGTGTCCCGTCTGAATCGGTTGAGGTTTCGCCGGAATGCACCTGCGACAGTCCGGACTTCTTCTCGTACCGGTGTGCAGCGGGCGACACGGGTCGGATGATGGGCTTCATCATGATATCCCTGCCAGGCTGACACCGAGTTCTGGCCGCGACTCGGTAAGACACGGGCCGCCTTGCAGAGGCCCTCAGTGCCTGACGCTGTCGGGAAACGGGAAAGGCCGCGTCGATTTCAGAACCGCGTATCGTTCGGGTGGCAGGAAGGCGAGGAGCGGCCTTCGCTCAAGCATGACCTGATCGTCCTGTTCGAATAGGCGCAGCGACTCCTTGTTTACGGCCGCGCGGCGGATTACCCCACTGATCAGACAGTTCTCGCCGAAGCCCGTAATAATTCTGTCCAGTTCACACTCCAGGAACAGATAGGAGTCCGACACGAACATGGCGTCCATCGTCACCGCCTTTGTCATGGGCAGTGCCTGTAGAACAGGCTTTTTGTGCCCCTCGCGTCTCGCTGACGAAGTGAGGCTTGCGACTACCACACTCGACGGGTTCGGAAAACTGACGGTGAAACACCGATCTCGACGGATGTTGCGATAGGTCGCCCGCTGCGCGGTGGAGATGAAGCCGAAATACGCACCGGAGCCGAGTGGGAGCGCGAGGTGCTTCGGCTCCAGGTCGTAGTTGCCCAAGGCATCGCGCGTTCCTACGACGACCAGCGGGGCTACCGTGAATACACGGTCCCAGATCGAATGATCGAGACTCAGGTCAACGGTCTCTTCTGCTTGTTGTACGGTCTCCATGATTGGGCGCGGTAAAATCCACCTGCTCGGTATCACGGTACGCGCCGGGCAACACGTCCGCTGACAGGGATTTTAGATACAGCGTGAGGGGGCGTTCGCCGATCCTTCATACTGTGTTTACCGCGAGGAGCCGTCGGGAAAATCGCCTGCCGGCGTGCGATTCCAGAGATTCCAGACCCAGGCCCCCGCCGCTATCGCAACGGGATGTGAGAAAACCGAATCCGTCGGTTGAGGCGGCGCCCCCGCTGCGAAGCGTTGGTCGAAATCGGGTGATTTGCACCGAGGGAAATGACGACCAATCGTTCTTCGTCGATCCCGTGGACATCGATGTAATACTGCACGACAGCGGCCGCCCGCGCTGCAGAAAGCTCCCAGTTCGTCGGGTAGCGCTTCTTCAGTTCGCCGGCCGGCCGGGTCGAATCCGAGTACCCCTCCACATGGATCTGCCCCGTTGTTGACTTCTCGGCGAGCGCCTCTGCGAGAAGTGCCAGACGCTCTCTACCGCGATCCGTGAGGTCCGCACTTGCGGCCGCGAACAGGTCGTCAACCAGCTCGGTCGCAATCGTCTCACCTCCGTCGAGGCAGACCGCAAGCTCGTATGTGAGCCGGTTGACCTGCGTGTTCTTGAAGCGTATCTCTCGATCAAATTCACCGCTCTCAATAAAGTCGTAGAAAGCGATCGAATCCCTGTAGGTATCAAGTTCGTGGGCGAGTGCCGAATTCAGCGAGCGGAGCGAATCAATCTCGACCGCCTGATCGGCAATCAAAGCGCCGCTTCCGGAACAACCGGATCCGGACACGGCGATCAGAACCCAGAGGCCCAGACCTGTCGCGAAGGCTCCAGTAGACACATCGCCTCTAGGCCGATCTCTGAGAGTGGACATGCGCAGTACTACTGGGGAAGGACAGCAAGGCGGACCCTGCGATTCTGACTTCTGCCGTCAGCCGACGTGTTGGATGCTACCGGACTATAGTGACCGTAGGCGACCACTTCGAATCGGGCCGGATCCATTTTGTGGGTCCATTGGAGGTGTCGGACCACCGCAGCGGCTCGCGCACCCGACAATTCCCAGTTGCTCGGATACGTCGCCTTGAGGGATGCGCCGATCGGATTGCTATCCGTGTGACCCTCCACGCGGATGCGACGGCCCACATATCGATCGCGGATGTTTGCTGCCACATCGGCCAACCGGTTTACGCCATCGGGTGTCAACTTCGTACTTCCGCTCTCGAAATAGAGGTCCGTGAGCAGAACCGTGATGGTTTCGCCGACGCAGCCATATTCGCCGCACGGCTCGGCGACCGCCGCGTCTCGCGAGTCGACGGGCTTGATTCCAGCAAGCCTGTCGCTCAGTTGGTCATTTTGAACACGAAGTTGAGCAATCTCTTCCTGTTGTCGACGGATGATGTCTTTCGAGCCTGAGCAGCCGGCGAGAATTGACACCACAAGCACGAGAGCAATTCTGGACATAGTGGATGTAGGGAATGCATCGGGTGGGATGGGGCTCGACCCGTTACGACGACGTCCGATTCACCATTGTAGAAGATGACTGATCGGTCGGCATCATAATGATCTCCGATATATTCACGTGATCGGGCCGGCTCACACAATATAGTACGGCGTCCGCTACATCTTCCGCAGTCAGGGGCGTCATTCCCTGATACACTCTGGCGGCTCTTTCGTCGTCGCCGTCGAATCGTACGCTGCTGAACTCGGTTTCGACCAACCCCGGATCGACCGACGAAACGCGCACGCCCGTCGTGTGCAGATCCATCTTCAGGCCTTTCGTGATCGCCAACACCGCATGCTTCGTCGCGCAATAGACGGCGCCGCCCGGATATACCTCGCGGCCGGCCACCGAACCGATGTTGCACACGTGTCCCCGTCCCCGCGCCACCATACCGGGTACTACAGCCCGCGTGACGTACAGCAGGCCCTTGACGTTTGTATCCACCATCGCGTCGATGTCATCGACACGATTGCCAAATACGGTATCGAGAGCTCGCGAGAGTCCCGCGTTGTTGATCAGAATGTCGATCTCCGACCACTCGGCCGGGAGACTGTCCACGGCAGCATCGACGGCGGCGCTGTCGCGGACGTCAAGGTCTAGCGCGAGTACGTCGGTCCCATCACTGCGTAGCGAGTCCGCAAGAGATCGAAGCCGATCCGTCCGACGTGCCGCCAGTACGAGCCGGGCACCGGCACCCGCAAGCGCCTGGGCACAGGCTTTGCCTATCCCGGATGAGGCTCCGGTGACGAGCGCAAGTCGATTTTGGAGAGGCTGCATGGTCGAGACATCTGGCTCTGTCGGGGCTGAGGCAATCGACAAGAGGCGTCGTGGGACCTCGTTCTGCCGATCCGACGTAATATATGTATGCGGCAATCGACCGGGGCGCGTTCGCGGACTCAATCGTGCCTTGATCCGGACTGCTGTGCATCCCTATCGTGTCGGCCTATCATCACAATTCTACCGGTGAACCGCGTTGTCTGGTAAACTCGCCCGTAGCGTATTCGCCTTGCTGGCAGCCGTGGCGACAGGTCTTTCGGCAGCGGCGCAATGGTCGCCGACGCAAGAAGCTGTGGCCCAACAGGATGCGGTCTTTGCCGGGTCAGTTGAGCCCTGTGCCGATGGATTCGCAGCGACCTATCCGTGTGGCAATGTCGATCTTCTGTCATTTATGTCGAAAGCGGAACTCGGTGTAGCCGAAGGATCGCTCAACGATGTGTGGGGCTGGACCGATTCGCAAACCGGCAAAGAGTACGCACTGGTTGGTCTCAGCTCCGGGACGGGATTCGTAGATATCTCGGACCCCGAGGCTCCCTGGCTGGTCGGAACTCTCCCGACACAGACTCTCCAATCGTCCTGGCGGGACATCAAGGTGTACAGGGACCACGCGTTGGTCGTGTCAGAAGCCTCTGGCCACGGCATTCAGGTATTCGATCTTACCCAGCTGCGAAACGTCACCGTCAAGCCCGTCACGTTCTCACCGACAGCCGTCTACACAGGGGTGGGCTCGTCGCACAACATCTTTGTCAACGAAGAATCGGGGTTTGCCTACGCGGTCGGATCCCGCGGTGGCGATCTTGCGAATTGTGGGCCGGGTTTGCACATCGTCGACGTGCGCACACCGGAGCAACCCACGTTTGCCGGTTGCTTTGCACATGCCGGGACAGGCAGAGCCGGCTCGGGCTATTCGCATGACGTGCAGTGCGTGATCTACGACGGACCCGATACGGACCACACGGGTCGGGAAATCTGCTTCGGCTCAAACGAGACGGCAATCAGCATTGCCGACGTGACGGACAAGCAGGCCCCGTTCGCGATCTCACTTGCGACCTACCCGATCTCCCAGAACACGTACGTCCACCAGGGATGGCTCACGGAGGATCATCGGTACTTCCTTCAGAATGATGAACTGGACGAGCGAAACGGACTTGTCTCTCTGACCACAACCCGCATCTGGGATGTGGCGGATCTCGATGCGCCATTCCTGCTTACGACGTATGAGGGTCCGTCCGGCGCCATCGACCATAATCTCTACGTGCTGGGCAGCTGGGTATATATGGCCAACTACCAGAGCGGGCTACGGGTCGTAGACCTGACGGATATTCTGAACCCGAGAGAAATCGCGTTCTTCGACACGTTTCCCAGTAGTGATGCGGCCGGATTCAGCGGGGCGTGGAGCACGTACCCGTATTTCGCCAGCGGTTCCGTGTTGATCAGCAGTATCGGAGAGGGGCTCTTCGTGGTGAGACCTCCGCTGAACAAGACGAATGTCGACGACGAGGACCCGAACGGGCCCGCCGCATCGTTGAACATCTTCCCGAACCCCTTCGCAGATGTCGCGCTCGCCGCGC
This region includes:
- a CDS encoding shikimate dehydrogenase, with product MVIGPGTRLATLIGDPVGHSLSPAIHNAAYRIQGVDAVYLSVRVPIGQLRDAVVGLKAMGVMGINVTIPHKRSVVELLDEVRADAQAIGAVNTIVLKDDGNGSTRLIGENTDVSGFIAPLAPLRESIRDKSAVILGAGGAARAVLYACHTSLRPSKVTVVARKPARAQQMIDALAQYSPEKTVSVLPFDDARDAVAEAKLVVNTTPVGTYPGVHATPWMHVDSFRPGQIAYDVVYNPVETRFLRDAQSRGAAVLNGMEMLLAQASAAHTLWTGLRMPIDEVRETVLGQRRDQPA
- a CDS encoding flavin reductase, with product METVQQAEETVDLSLDHSIWDRVFTVAPLVVVGTRDALGNYDLEPKHLALPLGSGAYFGFISTAQRATYRNIRRDRCFTVSFPNPSSVVVASLTSSARREGHKKPVLQALPMTKAVTMDAMFVSDSYLFLECELDRIITGFGENCLISGVIRRAAVNKESLRLFEQDDQVMLERRPLLAFLPPERYAVLKSTRPFPFPDSVRH
- the pgeF gene encoding peptidoglycan editing factor PgeF, with product MMLSGARPSSRGTPEIRRPAVFGSKVVAGFSTRHGGLSTGAFESLNVGLNTRDIESIVLENRERLFQTIGRKWSDVAIAGQVHGTAVSHADVPGLYAETDALVTNTPDRVLAITAADCAVVLMADEEAGVVGACHAGWRGAAGRICSETIRSMVKLGARAEDICAYVSPCISVDRFEVGEEVARLFNDRHVVRSEAWTRPHVDLKSCIADELFSCGVPSESVEVSPECTCDSPDFFSYRCAAGDTGRMMGFIMISLPG
- a CDS encoding SDR family NAD(P)-dependent oxidoreductase, giving the protein MQPLQNRLALVTGASSGIGKACAQALAGAGARLVLAARRTDRLRSLADSLRSDGTDVLALDLDVRDSAAVDAAVDSLPAEWSEIDILINNAGLSRALDTVFGNRVDDIDAMVDTNVKGLLYVTRAVVPGMVARGRGHVCNIGSVAGREVYPGGAVYCATKHAVLAITKGLKMDLHTTGVRVSSVDPGLVETEFSSVRFDGDDERAARVYQGMTPLTAEDVADAVLYCVSRPDHVNISEIIMMPTDQSSSTMVNRTSS
- a CDS encoding choice-of-anchor B family protein, with the protein product MSGKLARSVFALLAAVATGLSAAAQWSPTQEAVAQQDAVFAGSVEPCADGFAATYPCGNVDLLSFMSKAELGVAEGSLNDVWGWTDSQTGKEYALVGLSSGTGFVDISDPEAPWLVGTLPTQTLQSSWRDIKVYRDHALVVSEASGHGIQVFDLTQLRNVTVKPVTFSPTAVYTGVGSSHNIFVNEESGFAYAVGSRGGDLANCGPGLHIVDVRTPEQPTFAGCFAHAGTGRAGSGYSHDVQCVIYDGPDTDHTGREICFGSNETAISIADVTDKQAPFAISLATYPISQNTYVHQGWLTEDHRYFLQNDELDERNGLVSLTTTRIWDVADLDAPFLLTTYEGPSGAIDHNLYVLGSWVYMANYQSGLRVVDLTDILNPREIAFFDTFPSSDAAGFSGAWSTYPYFASGSVLISSIGEGLFVVRPPLNKTNVDDEDPNGPAASLNIFPNPFADVALAALRLSEPDEIRATVYDILGRRVIEVGPIRLPQGVTRGIPIDAAGLPAGRYVLRVSGSSTILTRLITVVK
- a CDS encoding OmpA family protein, whose amino-acid sequence is MSTLRDRPRGDVSTGAFATGLGLWVLIAVSGSGCSGSGALIADQAVEIDSLRSLNSALAHELDTYRDSIAFYDFIESGEFDREIRFKNTQVNRLTYELAVCLDGGETIATELVDDLFAAASADLTDRGRERLALLAEALAEKSTTGQIHVEGYSDSTRPAGELKKRYPTNWELSAARAAAVVQYYIDVHGIDEERLVVISLGANHPISTNASQRGRRLNRRIRFSHIPLR
- a CDS encoding OmpA family protein — translated: MSRIALVLVVSILAGCSGSKDIIRRQQEEIAQLRVQNDQLSDRLAGIKPVDSRDAAVAEPCGEYGCVGETITVLLTDLYFESGSTKLTPDGVNRLADVAANIRDRYVGRRIRVEGHTDSNPIGASLKATYPSNWELSGARAAAVVRHLQWTHKMDPARFEVVAYGHYSPVASNTSADGRSQNRRVRLAVLPQ